The following proteins come from a genomic window of Sardina pilchardus chromosome 13, fSarPil1.1, whole genome shotgun sequence:
- the ssh2a gene encoding protein phosphatase Slingshot homolog 2 isoform X1, with translation MTLGTVASSTSSAPGCFCSCCGAKMVPYFSENAVVSQNQINQLISENFLTVKGAALFLPRGNGSSPSSVPRIAQRRNKHTGDLQQHLQTMFTLLRPEDTIRLAVRLESAYPQCTRYMVVVSTNGRQDTEESVVLGMDFSSSDRVCTVGLVLPLWSDTLIHLDGDGGFSVSTVNRVHVFKPVSVQAMWAALQSLHKACDVARCHNYYPGSLFLTWVSYYQSRVASDQVCINEWNAMQDVQSHRADSPVLFTDVPTERERTERLIKMRLREIMMQMDLENVTSKQIRTELEMQMTCNLREFKEFIDNEMIVILGQMDSPTEIFDHVFLGSEWNASNLEELQNSGVRYILNVTREIDNFFPGLFEYHNIRVYDEEATNLLEYWNDTYKFISKAKKAGAKCLVHCKMGVSRSASTVIAYAMKEYGWDLERAFDYVKERRTVTKPNPSFMKQLEEYQGILLASKQRHNKLWRSHSDGDLSEPLAKSLDHSDPLNNNGPASLQHFLGMAVLQALGAEPPAQQEHLADGDGVRTRSPSPPTSNGLCDSTEHLATSSSASVSISLSSSASHAVSSSSEDPFLPPLPRPRAATVVPKARLDVAAFIVAETVPAARPHPPPSLHVLPPSPSPEPRPDSADSGSVLHRPLTPAGSTSPDLPVDEADGSVSVSESAVQLSYQEEQQQQEQLAQEPSITDSLQLSLDTLSEGVGGPAGLPSSSSTAANTPMALSPLSPTGSALSLSLDPHHGNEDDDSNNNNIGGHLHAGDSADEVPCGSLPEMTTQSGSSSLSTDSIDFFSAREKFLGLSQDGVLTRPEPSSSPRAGQSRCPSQDLPQQPQDEQEHSPAPSDNSQAKGSPQPEDVCSPVGDPHPDNGVSVRHMVTELESISHIQLPLQQQPAPRSPQHPPPHSPDGAPELPSTPSPPPPALQPPSPTTPTRNWATGSVRRVRKQLEQKLRQQELDCPVPACAPAPVSSSSSSSSPQPAPSSSSSSLLSSTSSSPGPEHRTSSPRPGAAPLDEACTEPEEARCGEAAPVEEQEERLPLHLDSGALPEPPLLPPPQSSSFPACPESGTHCHLPTPPAPESSAQPGLLWLEGVTEMETDADGPSSLLLPQGTQPYSRLARSSEDLEKIQETLRELQAFLYEAGGARGPETEPGRGSSEQGEDERRAPPQGEPRGPAVWQRAMEIEARIRQAGLTPPSLMKRSASLAKLDCLELSTHDLSSWDFHAGACPAPSSDYHPQQQQQQLSPLAPSLSLSPSLVHPVHDEAYKKQRVLHQSPPSSPRPGLCVQEEAGRTAASPSSPPSPPPCPQHRSKGRASAPDHAHAHAHPQPSQHGKPHPLRRLRKAADKKRTVTVLYNTM, from the exons ATGACCCTGGGGACTGTAGCCTCCTCTACGAGCTCGGCACCAGGCTGCTTCTGCTCCTGTTGCGGGGCAAAAATGGTGCCATACTTCTCGGAGAACGCCGTTGTATCTCAAAACCAGATTAACCAACT CATCAGTGAAAACTTCCTGACTGTGAAAGGTGCTGCCCTCTTCCTGCCCCGCGGAAATGGCTCCTCACCATCATCAGTGCCCCGCATCGCACAGCGGcggaacaaacacacag GTGACCTCCAACAGCATCTACAGACaatgttcaccctgttacggcCAGAGGATACTATCCGGCTG gcggTGCGTCTGGAGAGTGCCTATCCCCAGTGCACGCGCTACATGGTGGTGGTGTCCACCAACGGCCGGCAGGACACGGAGGAGAGTGTCGTGCTGGGCATGGACTTCAGCTCCTCAGACCG TGTATGCACTGTTGGGCTGGTGCTGCCTTTATGGAGTGACACTCTGATACACTTGGATGGTGATGG tggGTTTAGTGTGTCCACCGTCAACAGGGTCCATGTCTTCAAGCCCGTCTCTGTCCAGGCCATGTG GGCGGCGCTGCAGTCCTTACACAAGGCGTGCGATGTGGCGCGCTGCCACAACTACTACCCGGGCAGCCTGTTCCTGACCTGGGTCAGCTACTACCAGAGCCGCGTGGCCTCGGACCAGGTGTGCATCAACGAGTGGAACGCCATGCAGGACGTGCAGTCGCACCGCGCCGACTCCCCCGTGCTCTTCACCGACGT gccAACGGAGCGGGAACGCACCGAGCGCCTGATCAAGATGCGCCTGCGAGAGATCATGATGCAGATGGACCTGGAGAATGTCACCTCCAAACAG ATCCGCACAGAGCTGGAGATGCAGATGACGTGTAACCTCCGCGAGTTCAAAGAGTTTATCGACAACGAGATGATCGTCATCCTGGGCCAGATGGACAGTCCCACGGAGATCTTTGACCACGTCTTCCTG GGTTCCGAGTGGAACGCGTCTAATCTGGAGGAACTGCAGAACAGTGG GGTCCGCTACATCCTGAACGTGACAAGGGAGATTGATAACTTCTTTCCTGGCCTGTTTGAGTACCACAACATCCGCGTGTACGACGAGGAGGCTACCAACCTCTTGGAATACTGGAACGACACTTACAAGTTCATCTCCAAGGCCAA gaAAGCCGGAGCCAAGTGCCTGGTCCACTGCAAGATGGGCGTGAGCCGCTCGGCCTCCACCGTCATCGCCTACGCCATGAAGGAGTACGGCTGGGACCTGGAGCGCGCCTTCGACTACGTGAAGGAGCGTCGCACCGTCACCAAGCCCAACCCCTCCTTCATGAAGCAGCTCGAGGAGTACCAGGGCATCCTCTTGGCCAG CAAGCAACGGCACAACAAGCTGTGGCGCTCCCACTCGGACGGCGACCTGTCCGAGCCGCTGGCCAAGTCGCTGGATCACTCGGACCCGCTCAACAACAACGGGCCGGCCTCGCTGCAGCACTTCCTGGGCATGGCCGTGCTGCAGGCCCTGGGCGCCGAGCCGCCGGCCCAGCAGGAGCACCTCGCCGACGGGGACGGCGTCCGCACGCGCAGCCCCTCGCCGCCCACCTCCAACGGCCTGTGCGACTCCACGGAGCACCTGgccacctcctcctcggcctccgTGTCCATCTCGCTCTCCTCGTCCGCCTCCCAcgccgtctcctcctcctccgaggaCCCCTTCCTCCCGCCTCTGCCCCGGCCGCGGGCGGCCACCGTGGTGCCCAAGGCGCGGCTGGACGTGGCGGCGTTCATCGTGGCCGAGACGGTCCCGGCGGCGCGCCCCCACCCGCCTCCCTCGCTCCACGTCCTGCCCCCGTCGCCCTCCCCCGAGCCCCGGCCCGACAGCGCCGACTCCGGCTCCGTCCTCCACCGCCCCCTGACGCCGGCCGGCTCCACCAGCCCTGACCTGCCCGTGGACGAGGCCGACGGGAGCGTGAGCGTCAGCGAGAGCGCTGTCCAGTTATCTTATcaggaagagcagcagcagcaggagcagctggcCCAGGAGCCCAGCATCACTGACAGCCTGCAGCTGTCTCTGGACACTCTCAGCGAGGGCGTCGGGGGGCCCGCTGgactgccctcctcctcctccaccgccgccaACACGCCCATGGCACTCAGCCCCCTCAGCCCCACGGGATCGgccctctcgctctcgctgGACCCTCACCACGGCAACGAGGACGACGATagcaacaacaataacatcGGCGGCCACCTGCACGCCGGCGACAGCGCCGACGAGGTTCCGTGCGGCAGCTTGCCCGAGATGACCACCCAGAGCGGCTCGTCCAGCCTCAGCACCGACAGCATCGACTTCTTCAGCGCCCGCGAGAAGTTCCTGGGGCTGTCGCAGGACGGCGTCCTGACCCGACCCGAGCCCTCCAGCTCCCCAAGGGCCGGTCAGTCCCGCTGCCCCAGCCAGGACCTGCCGCAACAGCCACAGGACGAGCAGGAGCACAGCCCAGCTCCATCGGACAACAGCCAGGCAAAG GGTTCTCCTCAGCCTGAAGATGTCTGCAGCCCTGTCGGTGACCCCCACCCGGATAACGGCGTTTCGGTCCGGCACATGGTGACGGAGCTGGAGTCCATCTCCCACATCCAGCTGCccctccagcagcagccagcGCCACGCAGCCCCCAGCACCCGCCCCCGCACAGCCCCGACGGTGCCCCCGAGCTGCCCTCCacgccctctccccctccccctgctctgcagcctccctcccccaccacccccacccgcaACTGGGCCACCGGGTCGGTGCGCCGCGTCCGCAAGCAGCTGGAGCAGAAGCTCCGTCAGCAGGAACTGGACTGCCCCGTGCCGGCCTGTGCACCGGCgcccgtctcctcctcctcctcctcctcctccccacagcccgcaccatcatcatcatcatcatcgttgttgtcgtccacctcctcctcccctggccCCGAGCACCGCACCTCCTCCCCCCGGCCGGGCGCTGCCCCACTGGACGAGGCCTGCACGGAGCCGGAGGAGGCCCGCTGCGGCGAAGCAGCACCTgtggaagagcaggaggagcgACTCCCACTCCATTTGGACTCTGGTGCTCTCCCTGAGCCTCCCTTACTGCCACCCCCACAGTCATCCTCCTTCCCTGCGTGCCCAGAGAGCGGCACCCACTGCCACCTCCCCACGCCCCCGGCCCCAGAGTCGAGCGCCCAGCCCGGGCTGCTGTGGCTGGAGGGCGTGACGGAGATGGAGACGGACGCCGACGGGCCGAGCTCGCTCCTCCTGCCCCAGGGGACGCAGCCGTACAGCCGGCTGGCGCGCAGCAGCGAGGACCTGGAGAAGATCCAGGAGACGCTGCGGGAGCTGCAGGCCTTCCTGTACGAGGCCGGAGGGGCCCGGGGCCCCGAGACGGAGCCCGGCCGCGGTTCCTCGGAGCAGGGCGAGGACGAGCGACGGGCGCCGCCGCAGGGAGAGCCCCGCGGTCCGGCCGTGTGGCAGCGCGCCATGGAGATCGAGGCGCGCATCCGCCAGGCGGGCCTCACGCCGCCCTCGCTCATGAAGCGCTCGGCCTCGCTAGCCAAGCTGGACTGCCTGGAGCTGTCCACGCACGACCTCAGCAGCTGGGACTTCCACGCCGGCGCCTGCCCCGCCCCCTCCTCGGACTATcacccgcagcagcagcagcagcagctgtccCCCCTGGCGCCCTCGCTGTCCCTCTCCCCGTCGCTGGTTCACCCCGTGCACGACGAGGCCTACAAGAAGCAGCGCGTGCTGCACCAAAGCCCCCCCAGTAGCCCCCGGCCTGGACTCTGCGTCCAGGAAGAAGCGGGCAGGACTGCCGCGAGCCCctccagccccccctccccgcccccctgCCCACAGCACAGGTCCAAGGGCCGCGCCTCGGCTCCGGAccacgcccacgcccacgcccacCCGCAGCCCTCCCAGCACGGGAAGCCACACCCGCTGCGGCGCCTGCGCAAGGCGGCAGATAAAAAGCGGACAGTGACTGTGCTTTACAACACCATGTGA
- the ssh2a gene encoding protein phosphatase Slingshot homolog 2 isoform X2 has product MALVTVQRSPTPSTTSSPCVSEADSGDDDRRAQPRSISENFLTVKGAALFLPRGNGSSPSSVPRIAQRRNKHTGDLQQHLQTMFTLLRPEDTIRLAVRLESAYPQCTRYMVVVSTNGRQDTEESVVLGMDFSSSDRVCTVGLVLPLWSDTLIHLDGDGGFSVSTVNRVHVFKPVSVQAMWAALQSLHKACDVARCHNYYPGSLFLTWVSYYQSRVASDQVCINEWNAMQDVQSHRADSPVLFTDVPTERERTERLIKMRLREIMMQMDLENVTSKQIRTELEMQMTCNLREFKEFIDNEMIVILGQMDSPTEIFDHVFLGSEWNASNLEELQNSGVRYILNVTREIDNFFPGLFEYHNIRVYDEEATNLLEYWNDTYKFISKAKKAGAKCLVHCKMGVSRSASTVIAYAMKEYGWDLERAFDYVKERRTVTKPNPSFMKQLEEYQGILLASKQRHNKLWRSHSDGDLSEPLAKSLDHSDPLNNNGPASLQHFLGMAVLQALGAEPPAQQEHLADGDGVRTRSPSPPTSNGLCDSTEHLATSSSASVSISLSSSASHAVSSSSEDPFLPPLPRPRAATVVPKARLDVAAFIVAETVPAARPHPPPSLHVLPPSPSPEPRPDSADSGSVLHRPLTPAGSTSPDLPVDEADGSVSVSESAVQLSYQEEQQQQEQLAQEPSITDSLQLSLDTLSEGVGGPAGLPSSSSTAANTPMALSPLSPTGSALSLSLDPHHGNEDDDSNNNNIGGHLHAGDSADEVPCGSLPEMTTQSGSSSLSTDSIDFFSAREKFLGLSQDGVLTRPEPSSSPRAGQSRCPSQDLPQQPQDEQEHSPAPSDNSQAKGSPQPEDVCSPVGDPHPDNGVSVRHMVTELESISHIQLPLQQQPAPRSPQHPPPHSPDGAPELPSTPSPPPPALQPPSPTTPTRNWATGSVRRVRKQLEQKLRQQELDCPVPACAPAPVSSSSSSSSPQPAPSSSSSSLLSSTSSSPGPEHRTSSPRPGAAPLDEACTEPEEARCGEAAPVEEQEERLPLHLDSGALPEPPLLPPPQSSSFPACPESGTHCHLPTPPAPESSAQPGLLWLEGVTEMETDADGPSSLLLPQGTQPYSRLARSSEDLEKIQETLRELQAFLYEAGGARGPETEPGRGSSEQGEDERRAPPQGEPRGPAVWQRAMEIEARIRQAGLTPPSLMKRSASLAKLDCLELSTHDLSSWDFHAGACPAPSSDYHPQQQQQQLSPLAPSLSLSPSLVHPVHDEAYKKQRVLHQSPPSSPRPGLCVQEEAGRTAASPSSPPSPPPCPQHRSKGRASAPDHAHAHAHPQPSQHGKPHPLRRLRKAADKKRTVTVLYNTM; this is encoded by the exons GAAGCAGACAGCGGAGACGATGACCGGCGTGCTCAGCCCAGAAG CATCAGTGAAAACTTCCTGACTGTGAAAGGTGCTGCCCTCTTCCTGCCCCGCGGAAATGGCTCCTCACCATCATCAGTGCCCCGCATCGCACAGCGGcggaacaaacacacag GTGACCTCCAACAGCATCTACAGACaatgttcaccctgttacggcCAGAGGATACTATCCGGCTG gcggTGCGTCTGGAGAGTGCCTATCCCCAGTGCACGCGCTACATGGTGGTGGTGTCCACCAACGGCCGGCAGGACACGGAGGAGAGTGTCGTGCTGGGCATGGACTTCAGCTCCTCAGACCG TGTATGCACTGTTGGGCTGGTGCTGCCTTTATGGAGTGACACTCTGATACACTTGGATGGTGATGG tggGTTTAGTGTGTCCACCGTCAACAGGGTCCATGTCTTCAAGCCCGTCTCTGTCCAGGCCATGTG GGCGGCGCTGCAGTCCTTACACAAGGCGTGCGATGTGGCGCGCTGCCACAACTACTACCCGGGCAGCCTGTTCCTGACCTGGGTCAGCTACTACCAGAGCCGCGTGGCCTCGGACCAGGTGTGCATCAACGAGTGGAACGCCATGCAGGACGTGCAGTCGCACCGCGCCGACTCCCCCGTGCTCTTCACCGACGT gccAACGGAGCGGGAACGCACCGAGCGCCTGATCAAGATGCGCCTGCGAGAGATCATGATGCAGATGGACCTGGAGAATGTCACCTCCAAACAG ATCCGCACAGAGCTGGAGATGCAGATGACGTGTAACCTCCGCGAGTTCAAAGAGTTTATCGACAACGAGATGATCGTCATCCTGGGCCAGATGGACAGTCCCACGGAGATCTTTGACCACGTCTTCCTG GGTTCCGAGTGGAACGCGTCTAATCTGGAGGAACTGCAGAACAGTGG GGTCCGCTACATCCTGAACGTGACAAGGGAGATTGATAACTTCTTTCCTGGCCTGTTTGAGTACCACAACATCCGCGTGTACGACGAGGAGGCTACCAACCTCTTGGAATACTGGAACGACACTTACAAGTTCATCTCCAAGGCCAA gaAAGCCGGAGCCAAGTGCCTGGTCCACTGCAAGATGGGCGTGAGCCGCTCGGCCTCCACCGTCATCGCCTACGCCATGAAGGAGTACGGCTGGGACCTGGAGCGCGCCTTCGACTACGTGAAGGAGCGTCGCACCGTCACCAAGCCCAACCCCTCCTTCATGAAGCAGCTCGAGGAGTACCAGGGCATCCTCTTGGCCAG CAAGCAACGGCACAACAAGCTGTGGCGCTCCCACTCGGACGGCGACCTGTCCGAGCCGCTGGCCAAGTCGCTGGATCACTCGGACCCGCTCAACAACAACGGGCCGGCCTCGCTGCAGCACTTCCTGGGCATGGCCGTGCTGCAGGCCCTGGGCGCCGAGCCGCCGGCCCAGCAGGAGCACCTCGCCGACGGGGACGGCGTCCGCACGCGCAGCCCCTCGCCGCCCACCTCCAACGGCCTGTGCGACTCCACGGAGCACCTGgccacctcctcctcggcctccgTGTCCATCTCGCTCTCCTCGTCCGCCTCCCAcgccgtctcctcctcctccgaggaCCCCTTCCTCCCGCCTCTGCCCCGGCCGCGGGCGGCCACCGTGGTGCCCAAGGCGCGGCTGGACGTGGCGGCGTTCATCGTGGCCGAGACGGTCCCGGCGGCGCGCCCCCACCCGCCTCCCTCGCTCCACGTCCTGCCCCCGTCGCCCTCCCCCGAGCCCCGGCCCGACAGCGCCGACTCCGGCTCCGTCCTCCACCGCCCCCTGACGCCGGCCGGCTCCACCAGCCCTGACCTGCCCGTGGACGAGGCCGACGGGAGCGTGAGCGTCAGCGAGAGCGCTGTCCAGTTATCTTATcaggaagagcagcagcagcaggagcagctggcCCAGGAGCCCAGCATCACTGACAGCCTGCAGCTGTCTCTGGACACTCTCAGCGAGGGCGTCGGGGGGCCCGCTGgactgccctcctcctcctccaccgccgccaACACGCCCATGGCACTCAGCCCCCTCAGCCCCACGGGATCGgccctctcgctctcgctgGACCCTCACCACGGCAACGAGGACGACGATagcaacaacaataacatcGGCGGCCACCTGCACGCCGGCGACAGCGCCGACGAGGTTCCGTGCGGCAGCTTGCCCGAGATGACCACCCAGAGCGGCTCGTCCAGCCTCAGCACCGACAGCATCGACTTCTTCAGCGCCCGCGAGAAGTTCCTGGGGCTGTCGCAGGACGGCGTCCTGACCCGACCCGAGCCCTCCAGCTCCCCAAGGGCCGGTCAGTCCCGCTGCCCCAGCCAGGACCTGCCGCAACAGCCACAGGACGAGCAGGAGCACAGCCCAGCTCCATCGGACAACAGCCAGGCAAAG GGTTCTCCTCAGCCTGAAGATGTCTGCAGCCCTGTCGGTGACCCCCACCCGGATAACGGCGTTTCGGTCCGGCACATGGTGACGGAGCTGGAGTCCATCTCCCACATCCAGCTGCccctccagcagcagccagcGCCACGCAGCCCCCAGCACCCGCCCCCGCACAGCCCCGACGGTGCCCCCGAGCTGCCCTCCacgccctctccccctccccctgctctgcagcctccctcccccaccacccccacccgcaACTGGGCCACCGGGTCGGTGCGCCGCGTCCGCAAGCAGCTGGAGCAGAAGCTCCGTCAGCAGGAACTGGACTGCCCCGTGCCGGCCTGTGCACCGGCgcccgtctcctcctcctcctcctcctcctccccacagcccgcaccatcatcatcatcatcatcgttgttgtcgtccacctcctcctcccctggccCCGAGCACCGCACCTCCTCCCCCCGGCCGGGCGCTGCCCCACTGGACGAGGCCTGCACGGAGCCGGAGGAGGCCCGCTGCGGCGAAGCAGCACCTgtggaagagcaggaggagcgACTCCCACTCCATTTGGACTCTGGTGCTCTCCCTGAGCCTCCCTTACTGCCACCCCCACAGTCATCCTCCTTCCCTGCGTGCCCAGAGAGCGGCACCCACTGCCACCTCCCCACGCCCCCGGCCCCAGAGTCGAGCGCCCAGCCCGGGCTGCTGTGGCTGGAGGGCGTGACGGAGATGGAGACGGACGCCGACGGGCCGAGCTCGCTCCTCCTGCCCCAGGGGACGCAGCCGTACAGCCGGCTGGCGCGCAGCAGCGAGGACCTGGAGAAGATCCAGGAGACGCTGCGGGAGCTGCAGGCCTTCCTGTACGAGGCCGGAGGGGCCCGGGGCCCCGAGACGGAGCCCGGCCGCGGTTCCTCGGAGCAGGGCGAGGACGAGCGACGGGCGCCGCCGCAGGGAGAGCCCCGCGGTCCGGCCGTGTGGCAGCGCGCCATGGAGATCGAGGCGCGCATCCGCCAGGCGGGCCTCACGCCGCCCTCGCTCATGAAGCGCTCGGCCTCGCTAGCCAAGCTGGACTGCCTGGAGCTGTCCACGCACGACCTCAGCAGCTGGGACTTCCACGCCGGCGCCTGCCCCGCCCCCTCCTCGGACTATcacccgcagcagcagcagcagcagctgtccCCCCTGGCGCCCTCGCTGTCCCTCTCCCCGTCGCTGGTTCACCCCGTGCACGACGAGGCCTACAAGAAGCAGCGCGTGCTGCACCAAAGCCCCCCCAGTAGCCCCCGGCCTGGACTCTGCGTCCAGGAAGAAGCGGGCAGGACTGCCGCGAGCCCctccagccccccctccccgcccccctgCCCACAGCACAGGTCCAAGGGCCGCGCCTCGGCTCCGGAccacgcccacgcccacgcccacCCGCAGCCCTCCCAGCACGGGAAGCCACACCCGCTGCGGCGCCTGCGCAAGGCGGCAGATAAAAAGCGGACAGTGACTGTGCTTTACAACACCATGTGA